The nucleotide sequence gaacatttttcctCTATAGtaatacataaatgtgtaatACCCTGATtctaaacttttattttcaattcTGAAGATACTGAAGAGAGTAAAAATACTAAGACTGTTTCTAAGCGAAGGCaaataattcaatttaaatTATCAgtgtaacacaaaacaaaatacaaacaccATTAGGAAACTCcaccacaaaaaaattaattcatagACCTACTGATTCATTTTCTTCATCTAAAATTCACTAAAGGGTAAATCATTACTGGTGACAATAAAATTGCTGCCTCATAACCATAACCTGTGCTCTTTTCATCCAAAAGTAAACTCTTTGTTTTCTTACACATGCTCAAGAGACAAGCTCTGGTAATGGATAAGTCTGGGGATGTTCTATGTATTTCTTATTGATAACAAATCTTATGAAAAGATGAGaactaaaaataatgtaatgctCCAAACAAGCATAGTCTGTTACTAAGGATCTTAAATTGAAATTAGTTTGCCACAAATGCAGTAGTTATGCCTATTAGAAGGAGGTGATTTCTGAATTTACAGAAAAAGGTTGAAGCCTGGGGAAATCAGAAAGCAATAAGAGACTGCATTattgattttggtcatttcatggGATGTGAAGATTACTAGAAGACTACAGAACATCGCCAGTGTTATCACTCAAATCTAAAAGTTACGATTGTAAAACACTTGAGGTGAGGGGACATCACATCTGGAGGACATCTGCCGCAGTCGACGCTGAAACCTAGATAATGGGCTCTATCGTGTGTCCGAGTAAAGGAGAAGCCGATGGCCACCATGCTGATAGGTATTGATTGTGACTCACAGTGAGACATCGGTAACTGCTGTCACTACATGAAGGCTCGACAACTGCGGCTCAGATAATAAGGATGCGATACGGAGAAAAGAAAGGGAGGAGTGGGCTGTCATTTCATGGATATCAAAACTAGTCCTCAGCAGGTTAGAAGAACAGACTACCCCGCCAACATGCAGCGCAACCTGAACGCTGCGTGTCGGTTTAGTGTTGTACACGGGTTGATTCTGTTCTCTTCGGTCTGATGTAGGAGAAAGTCACAGTGCAGGGGTGGAGAACCAGCGTTACATCTCTCATTATTGCTTCCTCTCACTCGCTCTCTGTCTCTTATTATTAGAGAATGAGGCGGTACAAAATCCAGCATCCAAACGTGACCCAGTGGCTCGTCCAGCTCAGCTCTGACCACTTCTGAATGGTATGATGGGTGATATCATCCTGTAGGGGGCAGGACGGACCATGTGAGCTCAGTGGGACAAAACATGTTATTATTTATACCTTTCGGAGGAACATCGTCACGGAAAATGTGCTTCGTCATTGATTTGTTCACACTTTCTGCACATATTTAGATCAAAAACCACTCATCAAACAAAACTGTAACTCATGTACATCATCAGTTGCTATGAATATCACAGCTGGGGTTACATTCCTACTCAGCACTTCACATGTTCATATGTCACATAGTGTACTGTACATTTTATGAGAGGGTGTACAAATATAGCTGCCCATGCATTGCTTAACATGCTGTGGCCTCTAGTAGGTCAAAATTCCACTTTAAGTTAAACTTAAAACCGCTAAACTTCTGGAGTgtcagggtcaatatataatatatCTAAAGCTTTTGAATAATATTTACCTGATTTATTATAATgcttttttgatattttcaaaTGTTCTTTATGCTTTCTACTTCGTTGTCTTCACTTTACTGCTGCAAAACATGAATTTTCGTCTGGAGATCAAGATAGTCTTTTCTTACCTCATCCTCCTCCATGTAATCCACGCTGGAGTTAAACACAGAGCCCAGGTATGTCAAGTGGAGTATTGCCAAAGCACTGAATGTTATGTTTATCATATACACCCATAGCTcctgcacagagagaaaaaaaattatgtaagaGCAATGAATTTTTTCATTCGATATTTCAGGCACCTGTCGTTGTAAGCCATAtgttattcttttattcttatgGTCGTGAAAACCAATTCCTCAATCAGTCCCTTACTCAGTCTTGATGAAGGAAGTTTGCTTTGAGTGTTTAGGCATTAAACATCTTAATAAATGATGCCTTCACCCTCCACAGTATTGAATATTATGGAGGAATACACAGACGATGCTTTCAGTGCATCAGGCCCTAAATTGTGATGCGTGTGCAGTGTCATTCACGCAAGCTGCTTTTTCTTGGCATAAATCATCATTTCCCCTCCCCGCTGCTCTGATGTGTGTAACCAGATTTTTGCCAGGCATCATGCCAGCAAACTCCCAAACTGTATCAGTTGACAGCACGAGGCAGACCTCTGGGGCTGCTGCATTTTAACTGCAGCAGATGTGCTGGGATTACAACCTAATGTCCACGCTTCTTTAGTAATACACCAAGCGCATAAGTACAGATGTACTAATGTTTCCCAATACGACAACAACTTAGACTGTTGTTATCCATTGATTAAGggctaaataaaaatgaaacccGATTAGGGATTTAACTCTCATATTTCTGTTCATGTGGGCGGTAACTATCTGAATGGTAACGAGGCCAGAAGTAGGTCCACTCTGAGCCCTCCTGCTCTGATAGGAGGAGCCAGTCATGCTAGTGTAATGGCCATATGCACAAATAGAATAGttggaagaaacacaaaatcaggaAAAAGCATGTAAATAAGCTACACGTTTATCTTGAATTGAGATTCGTATTTGTGTGGCATGAACATTGGTCGAAAATGTAttgaaaagaaaactaaatacaccaaaaaaagacaggaaataaacattaaattcactgcaaatgaaccaaaatgacaataaaaattaaacaaatgcatTAAATATGTGCAAATCTGAAAAAACTAAGTCTAATGAAGATTTCGTAAAAAATGCTTATCTACTTTTTTGCAAGAGACTTACACTTAGCTTTGCTTAGTACAAAGACTGGTAGCAAGGAGACACAGATAGTCTGAGTCTGTCCAATCCGTCTACcagaaacactccagaaacaCATCACAGCCATCTTAAAAAGAGTGCAGCAGACAACTAAACCTAAAAAACTAAAGCTGATGCTTCtacactgttttttttgctattcaattatttatattgattaaaaaatgagatATAATATGTTGATTAAAAGTGCTCTGAAGGTGCTGGAACAGAGCCACGCTGCTTTCTGTCTTCTTGCTAATTTATGCTAACTGTCTCCTGGCTGCAGCTTGATATTTATCATAACGCCATGAGTcttatcaatcttctcatccaTTCAAGGAGATGAATGAGCATTTAAACTCAATGCTGAACTATTTCTTTGACATTCATTCAAATCTAAAGAGCTCACTGCTAATAATTTTTGAATGATAACATGGTAtttgtgtaaataaaacaaaagaagcatGAGAAAGCTTCATGTTACCTTTTTGTTCCGGTGAGTGCAGTTTGGCAGACATTTCTTTGACAGTACACAGGCATTGAAAATAGCTGCGAGCCTCTTCCGCAACACTGAAAcgcaaaacaagacaaatgcatTAAGCCACTAAGACCTAAGGTGCCCTCTGAACACACATGCAGGTACACACATATGTTGCGTCAGGTCATAAGGGGTTAAAATAAGACCAGCAGAGGAGTTCCTTCCCAAACAATAAGAGGAAAATTGCAAGTGCTGCAGCGAACAGAAACAGGGTGTCATAGAGGGTGCAATTAACTATTACTGCAAAGCTAAGCACCTTCTCTAAATGGAAAGGCTCTAATGTGGAAAAGAGAAATACATTAAGCAGACTCTTACCGTGCTCAATGTACGTGATGAACCCTAGAGATATAAGCACTGCACCCAGATGAAAACTTAAACCCTACCAGGCACAagaattacaattaaaaaaacacacttgtTGGCACTAACAGTTGTTAAGTTATGTAAGATTTCCACACAGACAGTACTTACATGCAGAAGGGCGCTGGCTGTATATGTCACCATAATAGCGGAGAATGTTCCAAATTTGAGCGCACTCTTAAAAACATCTGTCAGATGAGAGAGCCAGCTTGCATGAGAATGACTGTTTAAATGAGCCTTCATCATTTTACTCATAATGACAgcgataaacaaaaaaaacagctgctgccATGAAGCATTTGATGTTGGCATTATAACTCACAGGTGTGCAGAAAGCGAGACATGGGCAGATTCCACGATGTTACCACCTCCACCATCGACCGGGGAAACTCTATATTCAGTGGCTTGGATACGGTCATATCCCTAGGAAATTAAAGGCAAAGGGCCTGTTATAAATGTGAATAAAGAGAAACACGCTTTATGTTGATACTGCGCATccatttctgaccatttgaggTTTTCTTTCTCCTCGGTGAAGCCTGCCCCGGCTAGTGTGGCTGTAGTCTCGCTCAAATAGCCAACAAAATAATTGCTGAAGTGGAAAGACATTGTGTTCTCGTAGGCCAACAACCACCTAATGCAAAGCAAGAAGAAAcgtataaatattaaaatcaaatttcAGATATATTCTAGCTTCACTAAATAATCATTATAATTTCTTATTATTCAAATGCTTGTTTATTACACTCAAAGACATACTTTGCTGGTGTTCCTCTGAGAAGCAACGGGATAAAGAGAGCAATGTTAGTGATACACTATATTCATACAAATGGTTTATAGACTTGCCTTGAGATGATCTACGTCTCACCAAGTGTTTCAAGATGGTGAAACAGTTGTGGTAAATGAGGGGGTGAGAGGGGTGTCCTGGTACACATGTAGCTGCACAGAGAGGGGGTATGATGTGGGTACATGTGTGCAGGTAGAGCTTTTGCACAAATGGTAAACAAAAAGTTAGCATGCGAGCACATAAAGAGTTGAAATGATGTGGAAAGCATGCCTACAATGTGTCACTGCAATGGACAATTAATTACCTGATCTTCCTCCGCTTTTTGCTGTAAGCAAAGCAGGCAACGGAGGCATTATATTACAGAGGAATTAAGCCAGGGAATAAACAAggatttttatgtgtttacagGTAGCTCTGTATTCCACTCACCTTCGAAGCAGCTTGTCTCCATAGACAGGTATGAAATAAGGGAAGAGGTAGGGAGCCACACAGTTGGAAATTACAAGGCAGATCTGGCTCTTTACCCAGCTAACAGACACTTTCAAAAGCCACGAAAAGCTctgtggagaagaaaaaaacccccATTTGAACAGGTAGAGATAGTCTCAGGATAAATCTTTTAAATAATCCGCGCCCCCACCTTCTTTCATACTTAAAAGACACTGAATCACACTTACCAGCTTACGGCCTTCTAAAGCCTCTTTGTAGCTGTTGAAGCTGATCCAGGGACCAAAGATGACTGTGCCCACAAAGTAAATATAGCCCATGAACTCAATGGGTGAGGGCACGCTGGTCACAACACCTCGGTCCAAATCGAAGGCCAGAGAGATGGCTTTCATGGCGACCACCATCTGTGAACCTGgatgacagcagcagcactgagtCACTAAAAAGTCCCTCTCACTAGAACATAAATCGCTACTAATGGTAAATATAATTTCATCAGCAGTGTGTAAAATGCTGTAACAAAACATCCCCAGCCTACCTCTCATCTTGTGCCAGTTGGTGGTATCCATCATATGCAGCTCTCTGTCAAAAATGGATAAGAGTAGTCACAGTTTTGATGCAGTGCTCAAAGCAATTTTGAAAAGTCTCTGCAACGCAGGCTTTGAAAAAGAGTTTACTTCAAACACATGCTTGATGtgcagtgtggatgtgtgaaCTGTGAGGCATTAGAGGAGGAATCTCTTACCCCAGGAGCAGGTAGATGAGCACAGTGATGGACAGGAAGGTGCCTCGGATGGTAGAGTGGCGGCACAGGAATAGGAAGAGGTAGCAGAGAAGGCTGAGAAGGACCACCCAGATCATATGGAGCTCAAAGAACAGGTAGAGAGTGTAGAAACCTCCAGCCACCGTGCCCAGGTGTTTCACAAAAGAGGGGAGACCTGACACAGCgagatttaaaaaagacattatgATGATGCaagaaacataaataataaataacactgaCTGGGTGCAAAATAACTGGACTCTCACCCAACATCCAGAGAAGACGACACAGCAGACAGATAACCAGCAGCTGCCATACCTGCTCCAGGCCCTGCTGAGCTGTGGGCAGCAGGCAGCCGTGAGCGAGCTCCTGGAAAAACTTCTGTCGACTGAACGCTCCCATCTCTAGACTCCAGccaaaccactgacaggtgaagggaATAAACATGTTACACTGCAATGTcgtgctgggaaaccttgaaatttggcattcatgtggacgTTATTTTGGCCTGTACCATCCACAAGCACCCCAGTGAGCACTACGCTACACTGGAGAAACTGCTTAGGAATGGACagaggaacacaaccaagagccTGAGGCATTCCAGCTCCTAAGATCCTGATCTGATCAAGCATATGCAGGATGCACCAGAACGAGCACTAACAACAGAAGGGCCATTCATAAACCCACAACACCCAAAGGACCCACTGCCAATGTCACCACGGGACACCCCCAAAGTCCCCTTGTCCATGTCCTGATGGGTAACAGCTGTTCTCGCTGACCCACACAACATTAGGCAGCTGTACTTTATCTTGTGGCTGATCTATGTATATCTGTGGCCTCAACACGCTGCATGT is from Amphiprion ocellaris isolate individual 3 ecotype Okinawa unplaced genomic scaffold, ASM2253959v1 Aocel_unscaffolded286, whole genome shotgun sequence and encodes:
- the porcn gene encoding protein-serine O-palmitoleoyltransferase porcupine; this encodes MGAFSRQKFFQELAHGCLLPTAQQGLEQVWQLLVICLLCRLLWMLGLPSFVKHLGTVAGGFYTLYLFFELHMIWVVLLSLLCYLFLFLCRHSTIRGTFLSITVLIYLLLGELHMMDTTNWHKMRGSQMVVAMKAISLAFDLDRGVVTSVPSPIEFMGYIYFVGTVIFGPWISFNSYKEALEGRKLSFSWLLKVSVSWVKSQICLVISNCVAPYLFPYFIPVYGDKLLRSKKRRKIRGTPAKWLLAYENTMSFHFSNYFVGYLSETTATLAGAGFTEEKENLKWDMTVSKPLNIEFPRSMVEVVTSWNLPMSRFLHTYVFKSALKFGTFSAIMVTYTASALLHGLSFHLGAVLISLGFITYIEHVLRKRLAAIFNACVLSKKCLPNCTHRNKKELWVYMINITFSALAILHLTYLGSVFNSSVDYMEEDEDDITHHTIQKWSELSWTSHWVTFGCWILYRLIL